The following proteins are encoded in a genomic region of Glycine max cultivar Williams 82 chromosome 18, Glycine_max_v4.0, whole genome shotgun sequence:
- the LOC106796928 gene encoding zinc finger BED domain-containing protein RICESLEEPER 2-like, translating to MWTALNQNKGYMTITAYFIDNNWNLQSQLMRFMYVPAPHTAEVLVEIIIEHFFEWNLDRKDGMSIIHDSIEKIRDSVSFWVGTPKREEKFIKAYEQLEIPYSKKLRMDCRTRWNSTYLMLVSALPYLEVFKRLTQREPQYKSLPSDDDWKMATEICEKLEIFYEVIELFSGMTDSMIPKFEKYWGMINGVMAIWVILDPRLKMKLLNYFFPLMYGSESTNQLNKVTKLLEDLVSEYQSREKRTTSISTSSSIVFGLDNNGGKVDWSSDFLKYVQETSSGDCVKFELDLYLEEPVLFNKSNISNFDILGYWKNIEVKYPTLQRIAKDFLAIPISTVASESAFSIGGQFLTPHRSKLNEDTVEALISNDESYESSDTKDLDVYFEQLINQAEEGENEDWGLPPNLRRMLEQEEREVKLHQEETGVLKLGIGREKKEVKVGTCMSAKVRDELVTLLRDY from the exons ATGTGGACTGCATTGAATCAAAACAAAGGCTATATGACTATTACAGCCTATTTCATTGATAACAATTGGAATTTGCAAAGTCAACTTATGAG gtttatGTATGTTCCTGCACCGCATACTGCTGAAGTTCTTGTAGAGATTataattgaacatttttttgaaTGGAATCTAGATAGAAAG GATGGAATGTCAATTATCCATGATTCCATTGAGAAGATTAGGGATAGTGTTTCCTTTTGGGTTGGAACACCTAAGAGggaagaaaaatttattaaggcTTATGAACAATTAGAAATTCCTTATTCAAAGAAACTTAGGATGGATTGTAGAACTAGATGGaattcaacttatttaatgCTTGTTTCTGCATtgccatatcttgaagtttTCAAGCGTTTGACTCAACGAGAGCCTCAATATAAGTCATTGCCAAGTGATGATGATTGGAAAATGGCAACTGAAATTTGTGAGAAGTTGGAAATCTTTTATGAAGTTATTGAGTTATTTTCGG GTATGACTGACAGTATGATTCCCAAGTTTGAGAAGTATTGGGGCATGATCAATGGGGTGATGGCAATATGGGTTATTTTGGACCCTAGGTTGAAAATGAAGttgctaaattattttttccctcTCATGTATGGAAGTGAAAGCACAAATCAATTGAATAAGGTGACAAAATTATTAGAAGATTTGGTTTCTGAATATCAATCTAGGGAAAAGAGGACTACTTCTATTTCCACTTCATCTTCAATAGTGTTTGGTTTGGATAATAATGGTGGAAAAGTTGATTGGAGTTCtgactttttaaaatatgttcaagaaactTCTTCTGGTGATTGTGTTAAATTTGAATTGGATTTATACTTGGAGGAGCCTGTATTgtttaataaatcaaatattagtAACTTTGACATTTTGGGATATTGGAAAAACATTGAAGTCAAGTATCCTACTTTGCAAAGGATTGCTAAAGACTTTCTAGCCATTCCAATCTCAACGGTTGCTTCAGAGTCAGCATTTAGCATTGGTGGACAATTTCTGACTCCACATCGTAGCAAATTAAATGAAGACACTGTTGAGGCATTGAT ATCCAATgatgagtcctatgaaagtagTGATACCAAGGACCTGGATGTTTACTTTGAGCAACTAATAAATCAAGCTGAGGAGGGAGAAAATGAGGATTGGGGACTTCCCCCGAATTTGAGAAGAATGTTGGAGCAAGAAGAAAGAGAGGTGAAGCTGCACCAAGAAGAGACAGGGGTTTTGAAATTAGGCATTGGCAGAGAGAAAAAGGAGGTCAAGGTCGGCACTTGTATGTCTGCGAAGGTCCGAGATGAGTTGGTGACTCTACTACGAGACTACTAA
- the LOC102664618 gene encoding uncharacterized protein, with translation MAFERIKQCLMNPPMFMPPVPGRPLIRYMIVLDESMGYVLGQHDKSGKRERAIYYLSKKFIACEMNYSLLERTCCAMVWATHRLRQYMLSYITWLVSKMDPVKYIFEKPALTVRIARWQVLLSKFNIVYVTQKAIKGSALADYQAQQPINDYQPMHPEFPDEDIITLFEEEVKDEDRDKWIVWFDGASNALGHGIGAILVSPDKQYIPFTARLCFDCTKNIMDYEACALGIRAAIDFRVKSLKVYEDSTLVIHPLKGEWETKVHKLVPYQAYIRKLMKLFDDISFHHIPREENQMADALATLAPMFTVSLHEDLSYIEFKCREYLPEASDNDKRTLLRLAAGFLLSGNILYKRNHDMVLLRCVDARETEQMLVEVHEGSFGMHANGHAMARKILRAGYYWLTIENDCCVHGIDVIEAIEPKASNGHRFILVAIDYFTKWVEVASYASVTGNMMNGAIEAANKNIKKIVQKMTVSYKDWHEMPPFALHGYRTSVHTSTGATPFSLVYVMEAILLFDVEIPSLRILAESRLEEAEWVQARFDQLNRIKGKRLSHRRLYQSKVKNAFDRRVCPCKFSEGGLVLKKVS, from the exons ATGGCATTTGAAAGGATTAAACAGTGTTTGATGAATCCTCCTATGTTCATGCCACCGGTGCCCGGAAGACCTCTTATTCGATACATGATAGTATTAGATGAGTCGATGGGGTATGTGTTGGGACAGCACGACAAATCCGGAAAAAGGGAACGGGCCATCTATTACTTGAGCAAGAAGTTCATAGCGTGCGAGATGAACTACTCTTTGCTAGAGAGGACATGTTGTGCCATGGTGTGGGCAACTCATCGTTTGAGGCAGTATATGCTGAGTTACATTACTTGGTTGgtgtccaaaatggatcccgtcaagtacatctttgaaaagcccgCTCTCACTGTAAGGATAGCTCGGTGGCAGGTTCTGTTGTCAAAATTCAATATTGTCTACGTCACTCAGAAAGCAATAAAGGGGAGCGCCTTGGCGGATTATCAAGCTCAACAACCCATCAATGATTATCAGCCTATGCATCCAGAATTCCCTGATGAGGATATCATAACCTTGTTTGAGGAGGAGGTCAAAGATGAGGACAGGGATAAATGgattgtgtggtttgatggtgcaTCTAATGCACTAGGCCATGGGATTGGGGCAATATTGGTTTCCCCAGATAAACAATATatacctttcacggctaggttgTGCTTCGACTGCACAAAAAACATAATGGACTACGAGGCATGTGCCCTTGGGATCCGAGCAGCAATCGACTTTAGGGTCAAGTCACTCAAGGTATACGAGGACTCGACATTGGTAATTCATCCGTTGAAAGGTGAATGGGAGACCAAAGTCCACAAATTGGTGCCTTACCAGGCTTACATCAGGAAGTTGATGAAACTCTTTGATGACATATCATTTCATCACATTCCtagagaggaaaatcaaatggccgaTGCCCTTGCCACTCTAGCGCCTATGTTCACAGTGAGCTTGCACGAAGATTTatcgtacatcgaattcaaatgtCG GGAATACCTGCCTGAGGCctctgacaatgacaagaggACGTTACTAAGGTTGGCGGCTGGTTTCCTCCTGAGTGGAAATATCTTGTacaaaagaaaccatgacatggtgtTGCTTCGGTGTGTGGATGCAAGAGAGACCGAACAAATGCTGGTGGAGGTGCATGAGGGATCCTTTGGTATGCATGCCAATGGACATGCCATGGCTCGAAAGATTTTGAGGGCAgggtattactggctcactatagAGAACGATTGTTGCGTTCAT GGCATAGACGTGATCgaggccatcgaacccaaggcttcaaACGGGCATCGTTTCATCTTAGTCGCcattgattacttcaccaaatgggtggaAGTAGCTTCATATGCTAGCGTGACTGGGAATATG atgaatggggcaatAGAGGCTGCCAATAAGAACATAAAGAAGATCGTTCAGAAGATGACCGtatcatacaaggattggcacgagatgcctCCCTTCGCACTGCATGGTTATCGGACTTCTGTACACACATCTACTGGGGCAACCCCTTTCTCTTTGGTGTATGTGATGGAAGCTATACTCCTGTTTGATGTGGAGATTCCTTCTTTAAGAATCCTAGCAGAGTCAAGATTGGAAGAAGCAGAATGGGTCCAGGCACGCTTTGATCAATTAAATCGTATCAAGGGTAAGAGATTGAGCCATAGGCGACTATATCAGAGCAAAGTGAAAAATGCTTTTGACAGAAGAGTGTGCCCGTGTAAGTTCAGTGAAGGGGGTCTTGTTCTGAAGAAGGTGTCGTAG
- the LOC100778993 gene encoding probable xyloglucan endotransglucosylase/hydrolase protein 33: MLILLICPQNMALLQQKLGFSYLLILCLATLVSSHRPYTTPSVTRLTDSFPRVQVDSAFSKTFGAKNIQFLSNGSTVTLALDKISGSGLVSQSRYSYGFFSAAIKLPSGLSPGVVVAFYLSNSDKFPHNHDEIDIELLGHDKRNDWVIQTNIYANGSVSTGREEKFYFWFDPTQQYHYYSILWNSYHTVFLVDNIPVREFIHSNTYPSIYPSKPMSVYATIWDGSEWATHGGKYPVNYKYAPFVVSFAQIELSGCISDPTAPVSSCSKASSSGLDPVNGPEFTKLSQQQIAAMDWARRKLMFYSYCNDRSRFKVMPPECH; this comes from the exons ATGCTTATTCTGCTCATATGTCCACAAAACATGGCACTTTTGCAACAAAAACTAGGCTTCTCATATCTACTAATCCTTTGCTTAGCCACTCTTGTTTCTTCACACAGGCCTTATACAACTCCAAGTGTCACACGCTTGACTGATTCTTTTCCTCGTGTCCAAGTTGATAGTGCTTTTTCTAAGACCTTTGGGGCCAAAAATATCCAGTTTCTTAGTAATGGGTCCACGGTCACACTGGCTCTTGACAAAATCTCAG GCTCAGGCTTGGTATCACAAAGCAGATACTCCTATGGATTCTTCAGTGCTGCAATCAAGCTACCTTCTGGTTTGTCACCTGGAGTTGTTGTTGCTTTTTAT TTGTCTAATTCAGATAAATTTCCTCACAACCATGATGAGATAGACATTGAACTGCTTGGTCATGATAAGAGAAATGACTGGGTTATTCAAACAAATATCTATGCCAATGGAAGTGTCAGCACAGGGAGAGAAGAGAAATTCTATTTCTGGTTCGACCCAACACAGCAGTACCATTATTACAGCATCTTGTGGAACAGTTATCACACAGT GTTCTTAGTGGACAATATTCCTGTGAGAGAATTCATACACAGCAACACATACCCTTCTATTTATCCATCAAAGCCAATGTCAGTGTATGCCACAATATGGGATGGTTCAGAATGGGCTACTCATGGTGGCAAATACCCTGTTAACTATAAGTATGCACCATTTGTTGTTTCATTTGCACAAATAGAATTGAGTGGCTGCATTTCTGATCCCACAGCACCAGTTTCTTCATGCTCTAAGGCCAGTTCTTCAGGCCTAGACCCAGTTAATGGACCAGAATTTACTAAGCTATCACAGCAGCAGATAGCAGCTATGGATTGGGCAAGAAGGAAGCTCATGTTTTACTCTTACTGCAACGACAGATCCAGATTCAAAGTCATGCCACCAGAATgccattga